A portion of the Bulleidia sp. zg-1006 genome contains these proteins:
- a CDS encoding aminopeptidase, producing the protein MKNQNLYEKLAKLAVRMGVHVQKDQPLLVRANVRDVEFVRMVSKEAYEVGASDVIVDWSDEELSRHKFQYQSLERLKDIPDWLHDKHKYLQDKGICSLAVVSDCPGGLKDLDQEKISAYSRAFSEKMDDLMDYQMKNIGQWSIVALPSQDWAELVFPNLSPEEAYSALEKAIFSASRVDEQSNPEQNWLEHDARLTAYAKKMTDYQFTKLHFTSELGTDLEVGLVDGNIWEGGGTDSFFGIHFEPNIPTEEVFSMPHKDRVNGIVYASKPLSYSGKVIENFWFRFENGKVVEYGAEKEKEALDKLVNFDEGSSHLGEVALVPYNSPISQSGILYFNTLFDENAACHLALGRAYPENIQGGLTDEEESLKKRGMNTSLVHVDFMFGTKGMDVDGIQRDGTVVPVFRKGSFVIGE; encoded by the coding sequence ATGAAAAATCAAAATCTTTATGAAAAATTAGCGAAATTGGCGGTTCGTATGGGTGTTCATGTACAAAAGGATCAGCCTTTATTGGTGCGAGCCAATGTTCGAGATGTGGAATTTGTGCGGATGGTTTCAAAAGAGGCCTATGAAGTTGGGGCTTCGGATGTGATTGTGGATTGGAGTGATGAGGAATTAAGCCGTCATAAATTCCAATACCAAAGCTTAGAACGATTAAAGGATATTCCGGATTGGCTCCATGATAAACACAAGTATCTTCAGGATAAGGGAATATGTTCTTTAGCGGTGGTATCGGATTGTCCGGGTGGCTTAAAGGATTTGGATCAAGAAAAGATTAGTGCGTATTCAAGAGCTTTCTCGGAAAAAATGGATGACTTGATGGACTATCAAATGAAAAATATTGGTCAATGGTCAATCGTTGCTTTACCATCACAAGATTGGGCGGAATTGGTGTTTCCTAATTTAAGTCCAGAAGAAGCGTATAGTGCTTTAGAAAAGGCAATCTTTTCCGCTTCCAGGGTGGATGAACAGTCTAATCCAGAACAGAATTGGTTGGAACACGATGCTCGTCTAACAGCATATGCCAAGAAAATGACCGACTATCAATTCACAAAATTACATTTCACTTCTGAACTGGGTACTGATTTAGAGGTAGGCTTAGTGGATGGAAATATTTGGGAAGGTGGTGGTACCGATTCTTTCTTTGGGATTCACTTTGAGCCAAATATTCCAACTGAAGAAGTGTTCTCTATGCCTCATAAAGATAGAGTAAATGGAATTGTGTACGCTTCTAAGCCTTTGAGTTATTCGGGGAAAGTGATTGAGAATTTCTGGTTCCGTTTTGAAAATGGAAAAGTGGTGGAATATGGAGCTGAAAAAGAAAAGGAAGCTTTGGATAAGCTGGTGAACTTTGATGAAGGTTCTTCGCATTTAGGAGAAGTGGCTTTGGTGCCATATAATTCGCCAATTTCACAATCAGGTATTCTATATTTTAATACCTTATTTGATGAAAATGCGGCTTGCCATTTGGCTTTGGGACGTGCCTATCCGGAGAACATTCAAGGTGGTTTAACAGATGAGGAAGAAAGCCTAAAGAAGCGTGGCATGAATACCTCTTTAGTGCATGTGGACTTTATGTTTGGTACCAAAGGAATGGATGTGGATGGTATTCAAAGAGATGGAACGGTTGTACCGGTGTTTAG
- a CDS encoding prepilin peptidase produces the protein MEKVLFSLAWFSFCLTYSYRHYFHRGQKGKSVCDFCYKELKWWMKLPMLGYLLNQGKCSYCKQAIPLFWFGIDVYSLLVGLAWQNSEMPILPFMSLSFLFIKMGLEDAYSEKIQSIDLWLSASLMAFFYYRGLEGKWLIAVVCILISPYLRNQWMGEGDICLCGIFLFGLPWELFHLWLGLASGFGLLFAISTKKRRIPFGPWLLLVGWLLLILTYQ, from the coding sequence ATGGAGAAAGTTCTTTTTTCATTGGCTTGGTTCAGTTTTTGTTTAACCTATTCGTATCGACATTATTTTCATCGTGGTCAAAAAGGGAAAAGTGTCTGTGATTTTTGTTATAAGGAATTGAAGTGGTGGATGAAGCTACCTATGTTGGGCTACTTACTGAATCAAGGAAAATGCTCCTATTGTAAACAAGCTATTCCACTTTTTTGGTTTGGTATAGATGTGTATAGTCTTTTGGTAGGATTAGCTTGGCAAAACTCTGAAATGCCTATTCTTCCTTTTATGAGTTTATCTTTTTTATTCATAAAGATGGGATTAGAAGATGCGTATAGCGAAAAAATACAAAGCATAGATTTATGGTTAAGTGCTTCGTTAATGGCTTTCTTTTATTATCGTGGATTAGAAGGGAAGTGGCTTATCGCTGTTGTGTGTATCCTTATTTCCCCTTATTTAAGAAATCAATGGATGGGGGAGGGGGATATTTGTTTGTGCGGCATTTTTTTATTTGGCTTGCCATGGGAATTGTTCCATTTATGGTTAGGACTTGCGAGCGGCTTTGGTTTATTATTTGCGATTAGTACTAAGAAAAGAAGAATCCCTTTTGGTCCATGGCTGTTACTGGTGGGCTGGTTACTACTCATTCTGACATATCAATGA
- a CDS encoding DUF349 domain-containing protein: MDWKTLQGYEEKYAKVTIKSHKTFDGKVIEVLYGAVDEKGQPTLAVEGHEDGHGRWYGIESNGEYTMLVWQKPASQGGDIEYGTEFKENAVEELEKDVRHKQDLCRQVETLNAGTSEEEIEAIKKEWEAIPDWKTAKEQEYKTWFEASLEKLKMRKEKAVQNASLKETLVQKAEELKNSTAWKDTQEAFRQLQEQWQDIGHAGEKENTLWESFKKARKEFNKSRKEYFANLDTVRGEAKLKKEELIKLVQEAVEKNVNYNALSSKMDEWMNDWKALGSAGREWDDQLWEAFNGARQKFFAERKEFFKKRNEEFSASLAKKNALIEQAKEIVASGNLDKENTEKMKSLDVAWREAGYSGRKDNDRIWEEFKAVKEQFWDAKHGANQQRFQDILAHKEELTESLRKEINQLQEDVFQVDDYEEVHEMERQISRKKAMLEQIKDDIEDLKNKIN, translated from the coding sequence ATGGATTGGAAGACATTACAAGGTTACGAAGAAAAATATGCGAAAGTTACCATCAAGTCGCATAAAACATTTGATGGAAAGGTCATCGAAGTTCTTTATGGAGCTGTTGACGAAAAGGGACAACCAACATTAGCGGTAGAAGGTCATGAAGATGGTCATGGTCGTTGGTATGGCATTGAATCCAATGGAGAATACACCATGCTTGTTTGGCAAAAGCCGGCGAGCCAAGGTGGAGATATTGAATACGGAACAGAATTTAAAGAAAACGCTGTTGAAGAATTAGAAAAAGACGTTCGTCATAAACAAGATTTATGCCGTCAAGTTGAAACATTGAACGCCGGAACAAGTGAAGAAGAAATAGAGGCTATTAAGAAAGAATGGGAAGCCATTCCAGATTGGAAAACAGCGAAAGAACAAGAATATAAGACTTGGTTTGAAGCATCTTTAGAAAAATTAAAAATGCGTAAAGAGAAAGCAGTTCAAAACGCAAGCTTAAAAGAGACGTTGGTTCAAAAGGCGGAAGAATTGAAGAATTCAACCGCATGGAAAGATACACAAGAGGCTTTCCGCCAGTTGCAAGAACAATGGCAAGATATTGGTCATGCCGGTGAAAAGGAAAATACGCTTTGGGAATCGTTCAAAAAAGCACGTAAAGAATTCAATAAGAGCCGTAAGGAATATTTCGCTAATTTAGATACCGTTCGTGGTGAAGCTAAGCTGAAGAAAGAAGAGCTCATTAAGCTTGTTCAAGAAGCAGTGGAAAAGAATGTGAATTACAATGCTTTATCCAGTAAGATGGATGAATGGATGAACGATTGGAAAGCCTTAGGTTCTGCCGGTCGTGAATGGGATGATCAATTGTGGGAAGCTTTCAATGGAGCTCGTCAAAAGTTCTTCGCCGAACGTAAAGAGTTCTTTAAGAAGAGAAATGAAGAATTTAGTGCTAGCTTAGCTAAGAAAAACGCTTTAATTGAACAAGCAAAAGAAATTGTCGCATCTGGTAATTTAGATAAAGAAAATACCGAAAAGATGAAGAGCTTAGATGTGGCTTGGAGAGAAGCCGGATACTCGGGAAGAAAAGATAATGATCGTATCTGGGAAGAATTCAAGGCTGTTAAGGAACAATTCTGGGATGCGAAGCATGGTGCCAATCAACAACGTTTCCAAGATATTCTAGCTCACAAAGAAGAGTTGACTGAATCTTTACGCAAGGAAATCAACCAACTTCAAGAAGATGTTTTCCAAGTCGATGATTACGAAGAAGTACATGAAATGGAACGCCAAATTTCTCGCAAAAAAGCAATGTTGGAACAAATCAAGGATGACATTGAAGATTTAAAGAATAAAATCAACTAA
- a CDS encoding GNAT family N-acetyltransferase: protein MKFEREIRELYTSAFPPLERIHFWVLKNIQKRKKGKFYPIVQLNHFIGFFFTIENETCVYLFFFALDPSLRNQGLGGKALDHMVARFKHKKVFLLTELVEEKNSLPYRRKNFYLRHGFKETHCYFKENYVWYEMLCQSDDFSRKEYHQLMKEAFSPLEYRFFFNPQDSKREF, encoded by the coding sequence ATGAAATTCGAAAGAGAAATTCGAGAGCTTTATACTTCTGCTTTTCCACCTTTAGAAAGAATTCATTTTTGGGTATTGAAGAATATTCAAAAAAGAAAGAAAGGTAAGTTTTACCCAATTGTTCAACTTAATCATTTCATCGGGTTTTTCTTTACGATTGAAAATGAAACTTGTGTTTATTTATTCTTTTTTGCCTTAGACCCTTCCTTAAGAAATCAAGGTTTAGGTGGGAAAGCTTTGGATCATATGGTTGCTCGTTTCAAGCATAAAAAAGTTTTTCTTTTAACCGAATTAGTTGAAGAAAAGAATTCCCTTCCATATCGAAGAAAAAACTTCTATCTTCGTCATGGCTTTAAAGAAACACATTGTTACTTTAAAGAGAATTATGTTTGGTATGAAATGTTATGCCAAAGCGATGATTTTAGCCGAAAGGAATATCATCAATTGATGAAAGAGGCTTTTTCACCTCTTGAGTATCGTTTCTTCTTTAATCCACAAGACAGTAAAAGGGAATTCTAG